The Limanda limanda chromosome 13, fLimLim1.1, whole genome shotgun sequence region CTCCAGAACTTCACGTGGTCTTTACGCACGTCCAACATCAACAGGTACTTACGCACCTGAATCAAACAAAGATAGGATGAGAAAGAGATAAGTGCTGTTGAAGTAGATAATGGAAACCCTAACCCCTAATAATATTGTGAAACGGAAGGTTGGTTTGTGACTGTGAACCTGGTGGAAGATGAGAGCCTGGCTGATGTATCCCCAGTTGCTGATGGGACCAAAGTAGTGGATCAGCATCAAGAGCAGCAGCATAAAGGCTATGCTGGCAAAGGCATAAATTGCATTGATCAGAAACATCATGACCAAGCAGCCAATGATGCCCAGTGTGCAGGTGTGCCAGGTAAAACACCGGAATGAGGGTCTAcgacaaaataaaagagaatgACTGAATAAGACAATTACCTTTAATCATGCTTTTGAAAATTAAATCCAGAACAAGAAGCTTAGCTCACAACAATATCCTTTACTTTACCTGAAGTTTGGTGCAGAAGCCCATTCAAGAGCCAAACAGGCCAGGTTCACGGCAGCATAGACCAACAAGAAGAAGATGGTTACAATACCAGCTATGGTGTTCAATTTCCCCGCAAACAGCACCACCTAGTGTCAGAAATAAAGATCATCATTTAGCTTAAACTTGATTCAAAGCACCAGTTAAGCCacaatgaaaagtaaaaaatgttgtATGGTACAAAactatatacattatatttagatGGTGACTGATTAATGTCACAATCAGAAGTTTTTAACTAGGTCACCAATCAAACATGATAGAGCTACATAAACAGGGAGTGGTTGAAGATGAGGGCAAGGGAAGTGACATCAGTGTAATAATCCCACCTGTACAAGCAGCCAGGACACGAGCACCGAGGCCCAGGGGTTCCCACTCCGAGATGTTTTCCTCGCCAGAGCCAGGAGGCCACCTGTACAGTTACAAAAATCCCTCTCTGTTATTGCTCATCATCttgaatcaaataaacaactgAGTCATCCCGACTTAAGCCAAACCCACAatgagggttttttttcttctgagaaaaaaaactgggAGCCATCTGCTGTCAAATGATACTTTCTAAGTTTAAATACACCAGATAAATGAGACCTGATGAAATTAATAACAAGGGTCAATGTCTCACATTATAGATTTCAACAGATTGCTTATTATGAAAAAGGTTGACTCAGCTTTGTAGAAGACCAGCTGGAATTGGAATTTGCTGTCATGTACACTGGATCATCTATATACTCCTGATCATAACCTGAACAAGCAAAATTACAAATGTGAAGCCTCTCACTACAAAAAGGGTCTAGGGCCATGTCAGCTGTCGCTTGTCAGATGACGTGGTGAAATCTACAAGTCCTTCTCTCAATCTCAAATAAAGATGGGAAAAACAACCATTGGAAAGCTggcaatacaaattaaaaaatgtgtgcAGCTAGACACATGAGCAAAAGTCTCACCAAACAGGTTGTCTTTGGACAAAGCATAAAGGATCCTGGAAGCTCCGATCAGATTACTCATGGCAGCAGATAAAGTGGAGGAGTAAACACCGACTGTCACCATGGGAGGCCATATATTGATGTCTCCCAGAAAACTGTAGTCTTTTTGGAGCAGGCAGCTAcgaatgacagaaaaaaaacaatctgaaatAAATTTTGGACAGTAGAAAGTGTATTCTGAAGATTATCTGtgttaataacattttaaataaatattgattgTGATTACATTCAAGGAACTGGAACCGTTGAGCATAATCTTAAACTTCAACTAAAATAATCCAACTCTGTAAAAGACAGCAAAAATATTCCAATTTGATGCACATGTCTTTCATAATCAGACACTCTGTACCAATAGAAAGGTTTGAGTTacgttttatcttatttgtgcTAATTCTATTCAAGTGTCTttgactgtgtgcatgtgtgacttACCGGTCACAGGACCAAGCAGCCAGAAGACTCAGCAGATTGTATGTGATGAACGTTATGAGGACAGCTGCAATTGTTCCTCTTGGGATAGAATAGCTGGGATTTTTCAAGTCACCTGCAAAACACATGACAGAAGCAGATTTTTATATCACAGTTAAATGCCCCCAGACCAAATGTTGAAGTGGTGTATTTAACAACTAAACACAACTTTGTATGGCCTCtccaaaacacatttattgatATGATTTTAACACTCTTACCCGACATGTTGGAGCCTGCCATTATTCCAGTGCAACCATTGAACATGACAGCAAACACTGTGGCAAAATTCATCATGGCACCGGTGGTGTAGTCCACTGTGTAATTGGCTGGAGGGAGTGACAGGAGACCTGATCATTCATACATGTCAGAGTTCACCTGTGCAAAAAGGGAGCTATGGCACATGGTGGGATCTCATTGAACAGATGAATGTTATGAACTAAAAAGGGATGatattgcatgttttttttatacaggtGCCACATTGTTTGAAAAGACTTTCAAAGGCTGTAAAATATGCAGccattacttttatattttatataataacaGCAACATATCCAACACTTACGCAAAAGGTTACTCTGCAAGGTGTGGAGTCGGAATCCAGTAAAATTGGCTATCGTCAGGCTGGTGCTGTTAACAGATGGCAAAACCACCCCAACAGGCCTAGCAATGAAGAAACTGATAAAAACGGACACAAGCACTGTTGTGACTATGATGAAAATTATAAAGGCGGCTTTGGCATAGATGTGGGCTCCCACCTGTGAAGACAAATATAATGCATTGAggtattagtggcatatatctTAATATACTGCTGACAAATGCATCTTCATTTACAAGAATTAagtttaatgaaaataatttcaTCTCACCAAGCAGACAAGGAAACACAAGAAGAGCACGCCAGTGCCATAAAGCACAGACCACAAGTATCCTGAAGGCAGCACCTGAAGTGGACCTGCAGAAGCTGCACCCCCCTCTGAGAGAGGACAAGAAACCAGCGTTATCTGATACATCAATATACTTTCATGCCTGACTGTCTGATGGACCTCACCTTCTGGGATGCCAAAGACAGACATAATAGCCTCAACCAGACCCAAAACATAGAGAGCACTGCCACACACGTTGGCAAAGAAGAACATGATCCCGATGCTCCCACCGAACTCGGGACCCAGGGCTCGGCTGATCATGTCTGGGGAGCCAAGTTAAACAAAGACCGGACACCACATCTCACCTAATAAAGTTCAACTACAAGTCAGATTCACAGATACACAAGTGAAGCTTTTAAGATTCAGGCTAAGTCTCTCTGCAAACAAGGATACAGTATGCACCTCCAGCATCCAAAGCTCCATTGGTGGAGATGGCGCACACAGAGAGCACAGTCATGGTGATAATCATGTAGGCCACCAGGAACATGGCAATAGACTGATAGAGCCCTGCTTGTCCCACAACAAATCCTGTAGGCAGAGGGAGGACATCTTGAATTTATAATGGAATTGATGCAtttaatacatgtttttattatttataatgaaGCATGTAGCTTTACCATTGTTTAGAAAACAGCCTGTGGATGTATTTCAAATGATCTCTGTAATTCTTATACATTGTATAGACAGTGTGAAAAATCTATTACTTCAGTGATTTGGCTATTAGATATTAAGAAATATTTAACGTATTTGCTTACAGCTTTTTACATAAAGAAAAATCTTCAGTTGGACGAATCTGAATTGACCCAAATACACAACCTGAAAGTACTGTAGCCTACTGACTACATAATTttcaaaataacatttataaacaatattTCAAACCATTGTGAAAATGTCCAGCTACAGCTTTTGAAAAAGTAAACGCAAAAGTTTCAATAAGAATTTTCAAAAAACTGAAATCTCATTGTATTTTATCCAATCTTATGCTGCAACAATTGGTTGATTGATCTAATGACAGATCGACTAATCATCAGAAAACATGCACATTAAGCAGCATTGGAAATAACCTTTATTAGATGCAGCTTCAAATTCATTGGCTCACCTTTGCCCTACATGAATTTAGTCAATAGCCAACACTTGTATCTGCTGTTTACCTGAGTCAAATCAATaccaaaggttttttttaactaGATTCAGTGTTTTCCTAAGTGTAAAAGTGAGTGGTTGAATAGTCCCTCCTCGTACTCACCTATCCTCAGGAACACGACGACGCTGAACATGGACAGCAGAGTCGGGGTGACCACTCCGAACACCACACCGAGCTTCCGGGCGGGCTTCTCCCCGGAGCCTCGCCCGGCCCTGGCCACCTTGGCTCGGCCGTGTTTGGAACCGTCTGTCGGCTCCGCACCACCGGTGGTGAGTCGGTAGTGAAGGAGGGGAGTCTTCTCTGACATGGCGGCTTCAACGACGACGGTTTCAGCTGAAACTCTTTCAACTAGTGGCTAATGTCCAGGTCCAGGAGCAATAGTGCTAACATGtaagctagcgttagcttccCGAGCTAACGCCATTCACATCAGACTCACCTGTGCAGCTGATGACGTTTAATGAGCTGGAAAATGACGCCCCTTCCTCTAATTGGCTGAAGTCGTCCCTCTCCATATCTATGTCCCTCTCTACTTGATTAATATCCGCCTCATGCTATATGCCCacctgttagcattagcataaCAATAGCACATGCTGAAACCTAACCAGCTAgggataaaataagaaaaaagttaGCTCACCATAAATCACCCAACAAAATAAATAGGTGTGATTAAGTAATGGGTGTATAGCACATCATAATTGTTTATTGCATATTACAGTGTAAAGGGTTTTGTCATCATTAACaacattaatattcatataGTGTTGTAAACATGTACTTAGAATACTTTACATATACACACGATGGATTTGCTGAAttgggataaaaaaaagaaatacataagaATGTGTACATATATACAGCAAATCgtaaaatataaaagatataagTTCTAAAAGTGCAAtgagaacaaaacaaatctgcttATTAAATTCATACCAGTAGAGTGCAGCAATATTTTCCTTCATTATCCTTAAGTATGGTTTGTTGATAAGTAGccgatatttgtattattatgtatattcatttaagtgcaatgactgTCTAGCAATGTAAACACATTGTACCACTAATTTTAAAAGGACTTAAACAAATGTTTCGTGAAAACATGAACCAAAAATACCAAGTAGACTTTTTTTTGCTCTGGTCATGTGATCAAGCTGGAGATCGCTCTCTTAACGTTGAACAATCATTTgaattttaatacatttgcaaaCAGTAAAGTCAAAACAAAGCTGCCTCTAAGCTGCATGTAAAAAGAGAAGCTACTTGCTTTTTGGTAGATTGGAGGCTTGTATTGGTCGTAAAGGCCTAAAGTTCTATTCAACGCATCCTTAGCTTTATgtagaatgacacaacgatacCTCCCTCCAATTGGTCCATGATGCTCATCATCGCAGATACATTTCTGCTTTTTGCCCCTAAAATGTGAGTCTGTCAATAACAGGATACAATAGCAGACTTTTTACAGATGAGACATTTCAGAGTGAGGAGGAAGTCCAGATCAATCCTGCTGTTTTGTGTTGGTGGAATTTATTGACTAGGGGCTCCCGAGTGTAATCCATCCCGTCATTTGTGAAGAATAATGGGTCCACTAAAGTTGCTAGTGTCACTTGTGAGGGCATCTGTCTTCCATATTAATCATGAACCTCTCCAGTTTGCCTGAGATCAGTTGGTTGTATCTCAGCAGGACTGTGCTCAGACTCTGCGACCTTAGAGGAACACAAGACAATGATGGAGTCTCCACTGGCCCCTGTTGgtccaaaatgaaaacagaacagAGTGTGagcaaaaatgtgaaaattgtatcctttaaaaatgtattaaaacggATTCTTGACAACGGAAATCAATCgatcaaacaatcaatcaaatttgataggtatagcccatattcacaaatcatattttgtctcatagggctttacaaggtgcgacatcctctgcccttaacccttaATAAGAGTAAGGAAAACTATTAACTattaacagggggaaaaaacagagaaacctcagagagagagacacgtgaAGGATCCCTTTCCCAGGatagacagaagtgcaatagatgccacgtgacCCACAAATTAACTTTCCAAATTGGAGGTTCTTATGTAAACCATTGATTGCAGGACATCCATCTTGCCCATGTGTGACTTTTGGGAATAACTGTCTCACTGGGAAAGTATGCGCTGCTATCTTCTTCTTGTCCTGAGGAAGGAAGTCTCGAGGTCAAACAACATAACATCATCAGACCCATGGCACAGATATTCCAGAGCCACAGGTTTATGAGAAATCAGGCTATTTCCTCAACAGAAGAAAATGATAATGCCtccaaataatcaaataaaaaacagttttaagtCACTATGTGCACAATTTGGTCAACACTTTGATAATTTTACTGAGCTATGTTTGTTATAAtgagttgagtgtgagtgacaaaaacagatacagacaaaaatgaaaagtgaaaccacatttcactGTCAATATTTTGGCAATTTGGATCTTGGTGGTGAAATTTGTCAATTTCGAGGGTAACATGTATTCTAGACATCCAGAATTATGGTTATTTTACCCTTGACATGTACtggacatttattttttgacCTGTAAATCACCAAATCCGTGCTAAATGGGGGACGCTCTACTTGTGTGTGCTGGCAGTTTATGAACTTGACAGCTTCTTACCCTGAGCTGAAGGTGTGTGAGAATGACCAGAtagttgttgatgttgttttccAATCTCTGCAGCAATGAAGTGCCACATCCTGGCGTACTCAGGGCCCTCATGACCTTCACACCTTCAATAAGAAGCCTCAAGGATGCAAtgatgtctcctctcctctcctggtaCTGCAgtaacacatgcacagaaaaagACGAGAAAACCatatcattaaaaaccagagtaaCGACTCAAATCAAAAGTAAGCAAGTAATAAAATCCACTATGGCAGAGGATTTTGGATTCATACATGTGCTAACATACTGATTTGTTTTCCCAAGATGCTACATGAAGCTCTGTGCAGGGCAGCTGAACCGGTGTGGAAAGGGTCATGACAGCATTGCAGTCACTCTGCCAAGGAGGAGACATGGAAAAGAGGTGACAGCAGCGAGACaaacaggtgagagacagactgatGGGAGACTACAGGTAACAACAGATACACAGGACAGATACATCAGCCCAGCAGGGGGGAATACAGACAGAAATGTTGGGAAATAAACAACTCACCAGTGCACTTTCCATTTCTGCCACAATATTCAAAACCCTTCTGGCGGCTCGATTACACACAAAGTCCATGGGTTTCGTCTCAGCATCCCACACCTCGGAGGCTACCATACAGAGCAGCAGGAGTCCTGCATGAAAACAGAACCACATGCTGAAGCTGAGGCACCACCTGCAAGCTTCTTCAGCTTACAGCACTAATGTCTTCATGTGTAAAACCTCCATTAGTTTAGGCTCACTACTCACTGCTTAAAGCCATGCCCTGCTCAGCCTCTCCCGATGAGTCCTCATTTGTTCCATCAAGAGATTTGCCAGGTGGAAAAATGTGGTGTTCCACGGTTGTGTAGGGGCTGCGTGTCCTTTTCGTCTTCGCACTTGATTTCCCACCTTCTCATTCAGTGCTCGGAAGGGCAAGTGTTATCTGGCCTGAGAGCAGGATGCGCTTCAACTTCCCCGCGGCGCAGCATAACAAAGCGCTATAGTCTGAGAATGGCATTTCATTGGTATTAGCCCGGATTATTTAGCTTCTCCTCGGGCAGGAGTTGGCTTTGGCAGCGTTACAGGGACAGTCACAGGAACAGCGTGCTTGCTGACTAAAAGGTTAATGATTTATTATTGTGAAAGACTCAATTTGCTCAGCTGACGTGAAATCCAGTCACTACAGATGGAGGGTATTTACTTTTTGTCAAGGTTTGCCCCGGCCAATAGTGGTCGCATGGGTTAATATAAAGCACAAGACTTATGTCAGAGGGAGCCACCGGCCCACACAGCATGTGGGTGTGGGTGTAAGGTCTGTGCTTGTGGTGACTAATCTGTGTGACTTGTGCACGTATACAAGTGTACGTGCAGTTTGTTTTGGACACTGAAGGTTGTGGGTAAGCTTGACTGTTTCACTTTTGATTTATAAATTCTTACACAATAGTTccaaatctggatttttattttgtaacctttTCTTATAATAATTACACTCCAATTTCGACCAAGCTGTATTGTATATTCGTCTGTTATAATCCGTTCGTGTAATAGCCTTACTGGTTTacagtccaggcaaagtagcgttttacaaccgactaattgtaaaataatttttttcagcatagattatttctatgaggtgtccagaacaacatactaaaatcctaattgaggaaatatgtttaattctcatcaatgtgtgccaatgaAGCCAACCatacaccccaaaagggctatttttttcctttactcctatcaaaataaaactttacacggtgaaagtaaccatgaaacgtaacattttttgtattaaaggtttctttgaaaatgaattttaatatgcaaatgagctatacactaatcgaatatgccccaaatacacccaaataggcttaattttttcctttattcctaccacaataaaactttacatagtaaaagtattcatgaaaagtaactttttttgtattacaagtttcttttgaaatgaatttgaatatgtacatgagctccacacgtattgaatatgtcctaatttgcataggcagaaacaccattcatatgtatgacaaaaacATCGGCCTTATACTATGTATCACccaggaggaagagtgaggatcTATACCCGGATACATGAAATCATCCATGGGGGTGTAGTGCCATGGGGCCGCAGCTGGAGGACGTGGTGACGCACCAATTCAATTggtatgaggggggggggttcagagaCACGGATAAGAGACAGGGGGAATGCAGCATCCATCATCATTTAAGACACATGTGCTCACCCCCATCACCCCCCACCTGGACATTGACTGAGCCGCTGCTCTCTTCAATTTGCGCCAAAGCTGTTTACGTGTGCCATGCATGATCAAGACGCATGGCGCCCAATAATAGACCACagagggtgtgagtgtgtgtgtgtccgccacATTCAAGGAGAaggggagaaggggagagaTGCAGAGACACCAGGGGAGAATGAACACTGAACACgtgttctctttttctccctccaaGCCTCCACCTATCGCTGCAGACAATCCCGACCGCCGGTAATTAAGACGAATGCGCGCCGCTGCTTCTCCGCAGATGATGACCGGAGCGCCTGGGCTTCTGCACACAGGGAGCAAACTGCGGGACATGGCACTGACACCGTTCCCGCATTGCATCACGGACACGACACCCGGTACCCCGCTGTTTCCCTCCCACTTCATCTGGAGCCGATGAGGAGACAGTAGCATCCTAGAGTTTCTTtgactcctgcagctgctgcagtcgCTCCCGGTCTCCCCGGTAATCACGGATTGCGCACCAGCAACAGGCCAGTCACTGGGATCTTCTGAGATTTTCCTCTCCGGTTAAATGAAGTGTCCTCTCCGGGAGTCTTCCGCAGCCTGATCACCTCATCACAGTCCAAGGAGTGCGAGGCAACCTGTAGCTGCGTGCCCCTTTATGTCAGGCATCGTCCCGCTGAGGCGCAATGAAGGGACACAGCTGACGGTTTGGAATCTGCAGCccgaggaagagagaggagacaaaagaTCAGGAAAGTAACCCCGGGGAAAACCGTAAGTATTCTGCGAGCCGACAGGATGGATCACGGTCTCTTCTCTCTATATAAAGTGTCAATTTCCCATGCGTATCTCCAGAACTTTGTCCAGACCGAGCTCAAGGGCAAACAGTAATTGAAGGTCTGATTGGGTTGAGGTTTATCTGCTGGTGTTCTGGTATCTTTTGTGATTATTTCCCGTCATTTCGAAGTATTTTCTAATGACTGACACGAGAAACTTGCCACACAAAACAGGTGGTTGTACATCGTAATGTTGCGCATCAGTGACTCAAGGTCCTTGTAGTTGTTTTGCTATATGTGTATAAATCAATTTTAAATAGATCTGTGATGAAATGCACAAATTTACGAATATGTCAGAtataataattttattatttattactttaagGCCcattataaaaataactttcCCAACAATAGAACATTATTAACTTACAATTACATCATAGTACCCTAATCCAAACCCCTATTAAGCACATATTAGGGTCTGGCAAATACATGTGATCCTTGTCTCATGCTTTCTTATCCTGCAGACACTGAGGCTTCATaagacaagaaaacaaatgatctttctcctcactgtcctAACAAGCACAGGagacatgtttttcttcttcttgcatGCTGGTATCACTATGACCTCCACGCAGAGTTGGATGATGTATGTGAATCCTGTGGAGATGGGGAGATGTGGGTCAGTGGGCTGGTGCTCTGGGCTGCAGAGCACCCAGTTCCTTTGCTGCCGGGGCCACGATACCTCTGCCTGTCTGCGGCTGCGAGCTACCTATTAAAATGAAGGGGGCACGGTGACATTCTTGACCGGCTCTTGCAGCAAAGCGATATGATCCGAGGACAGGTTGTTTGCCCAAGGTGGATATGAACCTGTGGTGCATGATTAATGACCTCTGtaatgaaaagtgtgtgtttgctcgaGTGTGCTTTTGGGTGAAATCCTGCAGTGGTCCCAGAGgtcccttttctctctgctgcctgTGGTCCAGCACTTTGAACTGGCTGCCTTGCTGACAGCCAGTCAGCTTTGGTCTGTCACAGGTCTGTTTTATCTGTCAGCCAGTCATGGCTTTGTCTCCCGGAGGAGTTAA contains the following coding sequences:
- the LOC133018390 gene encoding solute carrier family 12 member 9-like encodes the protein MSEKTPLLHYRLTTGGAEPTDGSKHGRAKVARAGRGSGEKPARKLGVVFGVVTPTLLSMFSVVVFLRIGEYEEGLFNHSRFVVGQAGLYQSIAMFLVAYMIITMTVLSVCAISTNGALDAGGAYYMISRALGPEFGGSIGIMFFFANVCGSALYVLGLVEAIMSVFGIPEEGGAASAGPLQVLPSGYLWSVLYGTGVLFLCFLVCLVGAHIYAKAAFIIFIIVTTVLVSVFISFFIARPVGVVLPSVNSTSLTIANFTGFRLHTLQSNLLPNYTVDYTTGAMMNFATVFAVMFNGCTGIMAGSNMSGDLKNPSYSIPRGTIAAVLITFITYNLLSLLAAWSCDRCLLQKDYSFLGDINIWPPMVTVGVYSSTLSAAMSNLIGASRILYALSKDNLFGGLLALARKTSRSGNPWASVLVSWLLVQVVLFAGKLNTIAGIVTIFFLLVYAAVNLACLALEWASAPNFRPSFRCFTWHTCTLGIIGCLVMMFLINAIYAFASIAFMLLLLMLIHYFGPISNWGYISQALIFHQVRKYLLMLDVRKDHVKFWRPQLLLMVANPRSSTGLMTFINDLKKSGLYVLGHVKLGLLDGLPSDPLQSCYESWLSLVDHLNIKAFVNLTLADSVRHGVQNLLFITGFGGMRPNTIVLGFYDDCTPQDNLQGKILVSTGYGLDTVCPTKDPTEQRSPFFPSVRETEEEKDLQEEEYVSLIADAVKMGKNVTLARYFDQFNREEVLGTGRKTAGHQSMMGPFVDVWPLNLLQPDSHGYVDICSLFLLQLACVLQETRTWKQARLRLFLCVEAGCSMQEEEETKLRVMLKKLRISAQVQMVTWDEVVALHWQRQEGRETGNLAECAQSEVKMEQEERAQKQDANEMFPNNAAQLTEEYICAVNNLILRHGAPRPAVRFLYLPRPPADISRYRAYLHQVDLLSRDLGPTLLIHGVTPVVTTDL
- the thpo gene encoding thrombopoietin isoform X2, with product MALSRLLLLCMVASEVWDAETKPMDFVCNRAARRVLNIVAEMESALSDCNAVMTLSTPVQLPCTELHVASWENKSYQERRGDIIASLRLLIEGVKVMRALSTPGCGTSLLQRLENNINNYLVILTHLQLRGPVETPSLSCVPLRSQSLSTVLLRYNQLISGKLERFMINMEDRCPHK
- the thpo gene encoding thrombopoietin isoform X3, which translates into the protein MALSRLLLLCMVASEVWDAETKPMDFVCNRAARRVLNIVAEMESALYQERRGDIIASLRLLIEGVKVMRALSTPGCGTSLLQRLENNINNYLVILTHLQLRGPVETPSLSCVPLRSQSLSTVLLRYNQLISGKLERFMINMEDRCPHK
- the thpo gene encoding thrombopoietin isoform X1; translated protein: MALSRLLLLCMVASEVWDAETKPMDFVCNRAARRVLNIVAEMESALSDCNAVMTLSTPVQLPCTELHVASWENKSVLLQYQERRGDIIASLRLLIEGVKVMRALSTPGCGTSLLQRLENNINNYLVILTHLQLRGPVETPSLSCVPLRSQSLSTVLLRYNQLISGKLERFMINMEDRCPHK